The Brassica oleracea var. oleracea cultivar TO1000 chromosome C7, BOL, whole genome shotgun sequence sequence ATAGTACCAAGCTGAGCCATGAACAACATCATCGATAGTAGCAGTGCATTCAAAAAAGGCATCCTGCGACATTTTATAAGCATTTGATATAAAAATCTTAGTGTTTCAAACTGAGTAAGAAGTATATAGCTTTATTTTTACCTTTGCAGATTCTTGCTTCATGTAACTGAATATATCTGCTATAGTCAATGTCTCACGCTTGGTGACGACGTCTGCACTAACTTGCTTAGCAATCTTCGGGTTTGAGCCGAGCCTAACACATAATAAAAACATTGATTCAGTCATTCACTTCAATATGTCTAACTGTGCGCTTCACATGAACCTGTATAGAATANNNNNNNNNNNNNNNNNNNNNNNNNNNNNNNNNNNNNNNNNNNNNNNNNNNNNNNNNNNNNNNNNNNNNNNNNNNNNNNNNNNNNNNNNNNNNNNNNNNNNNNNNNNNNNNNNNNNNNNNNNNTTTGGAATAGATAACAATAATCAACCAATGACAAAACAGAAAACGTTTATGGAATAAGAAAATGTCAATGACAAATAAGAAAACGTTTATGGAATAAAAAATGTTTTTACTATCACGTAAGCGAACAATGAAACTATCTTTTTCGAAGCATGTCACAATTATCAATGAAATATGAGTCCAAAGAGATAATTGATTACCTCCGAGACGTTTGGTGTTAACAGCTGTGACCAAAAGCACTGTGGGAGTGTTGTCATATGAGTTAAACTTCTTGCAGAAGTCTGCTGCAGCCTGGTCCCAAAGGTAGAGCTTCATGACAGGTCCGCTGCAAACAATAAGCTCTTAGGNNNNNNNNNNNNNNNNNNNNNNNNNNNACTCATGCGATTGCACATGAACCATAATGTGTCGAGTGGTATCGATCTTCACTTCATCAGGTGTGGGACGCTCAATAAGAGTATGTCCATTGACCAGCTTCATGTGGCCCACAACATCTAAAACATTTTTATGAAGAGTGTAATTTAGATGGTTAATATAAAAATCTAGAAACCGAATACTTGAACTGATTAGTTAACCCAACAAAATTCTAGATTTCTTTACCAAAGCAGGAAGATAAACTAAAACTACAACAAAACATAAAGCAATGTAACTGAGATATGTTTTTTAAAATTAGTATGCTTACCGTAGAGGTCACCTTTGATATCACAGTTAGCTTCAAAATCTTCATATGAATGAAACCTGAAACGGTCTTCATCGAAACAGGTTGGAATCTCGTGAAGGACCGACAATTCAGAATTCCATGTGAAAGACACGGTTGCGATATGATCAGCCACCCGATACATAGGTTTGTTTTTCGACCCGTAGAAGTTGTTGAGCCTATAAACTGACCCGTCCTTCATATCAGGCAAGTACTTCTTGATACGTCCTGGTGGGATGAATCCCTGAATGACAGTTCCCTGTTGTCGGAAAAAATAACAACTCATGAAATGAGAACAAAACCTCCGAATAAAAACAAATCCGAAACCAAACCCTACTTTAACTAATGAATCAATATTATAACAAAACGTCAAAAATACTAATCAAAACCCTAGATTCTTATAACTAAACTCTATTTTAACTAACAAAACGTCATAAATCAAAACCGTAGATTCTACTTAAAAGTTTAAAGAAACTTCTAACTAAACTCTATTTTAACTAATGAATCAATCGTATAACAAAACGTCATAAATCAAAACCCTAGATTCTACTTAAAATTTTAGAAAAACGTCAAAAAAGTCACGGGAAAACATAGAACTGCGTTCTGAAAACATTTTTTTAAGAGAATCGAGGTACCTGCTCGTCGATGAGGAGCATTTCCAGGCCAATAATTGTCTTCTTCATCGGATTTCGAGCCTCCCAGAAATGGATGAGCCGGAAGCGCAATTGAGTTTCATGAGGACCTAGAGAGACATCTTTGAAGAACATGAATTTTTCGTCAGTGTCGGATGAGACTGGAGACTTTCCATTTCGCTTCATCGCCATGGTTTGAGATCTGAGTGGTTCTAGGGTTTTAGTTAGTACGAAGAAAAGAAGAACAGCATATAAAGGAGGAGGAAGAGAGGGAGGTGAAACGAAATCATTTAAGGAGGTATTGATTGATTGGTACGAAAGTATTGAATGTGGATCGCTTAGTTATCGTTGATTTCGATCGGAGAAGACGAAGAGGGACGGGTGAGAAGAATCGCCATCTTCGACGGCTAGGTATAATTGTGTGATCTGCGTCGGATGGGGCAAAGTCGAGCAGTCTAACGTGTGGGCTTCGTGCTTCGTATTTGGGCTTCGTGCTGCGTCGGATGGGGCAAAGAAATAAAACCCCAAGGCCCGTGAGTTTAAACGAAAGCAATCCGTGAGGCCATCTGACGTGGCAAAAAGCATGTTTCTGATTGGTCCGAATAAACTGTCCTACGTGTCATAGCTCTCTGCTCAGTATATCGAGCTTTTAGTAGTGTAAGATTTCGAACTAAGCCCAAACTAGTTTACATATCGGTTTATTCGATTAATTTGATTTAAAAACAGTCATGTAAATTTTGATTTTTTGATTTTATTTATTTATTTGGTTTGTTTCAAAATTTTTTAGTTTCTTTTGGTTAATATATTTCAAACCGATCGGTTTCTTGTCCGCTGAACCGAACCGAATCGAACCAAAAAATAATTGAAATTCGCCGATCGGTTTATTGGTTGAAGCGGATGTTAAACCGAAACCTGAAGATTTTGCTTTGGCCGGTTCGGTTTATTCCAATTCACACCGAATGCCCAACATTAAGATTATCAAACAGATGTAAAGACTAATTCGGATTATTAAATTGGCAATCCTTTAATATTTTTTGTAAAGATTTACAAATGTGTAAGAATCAGAAATTGATTTCATTTTTATTTTACTCCAATTAAAAATGAATGAAATTTGAGTTGTTGTTTGTTTTATTTGGCATATAAAGATAAATACTGGGAACGAAAACTAGTTTCAACGTCACGGCTTACGTGTGAGTGAGTCAACCCAATCAAATGATTTTGGCTTGATGTGTATGTTTTTTAGTTTATGTGTGGAGATGGGATCAAATAAAGCCAGAAACTTCAATGCCAATCGAGAATATCACCTTCTCTGCAACCAAACACACTCTGTTTGCCCCTAAAAACTCCATCATATATATGAGTATTTTCCGTGTATAACAAGGAACACAAAGAAGTTCATCAAACTGAGATCCTTATGTCTAATGAAAACTTTTCTTCGTCCTCATCCCAACACTGCGTAGATTTACACAAGACATATTTTCTTCTCTTTTAATTGAAGGCTGTACAAAGACTAAAGAAACTAAAGAAACTAAGACTAAAGAAATTAAAGGCTGTACAAAGACTAAAGAAACTCTCTTCTATTAGGAAAGGGCATAATAGGCAAAAATGGATCAAATTGTATTTGTTTTTTTGGTCTAGAAAAACAATTTTCCCTTTTTAGTCTATATAATTTCTCGATAAATTAGTATTTCACAAAACTAATAAATCAAGAATGATCAAGGGATGAACCAAAGATCTTGGTAACTAAAAGATGGAAAAGTCTTGGTTTGATTCTTGAATGTTGGATGCTTAGCTTGGCTATGAAACGTAGTGGTTGTGGGGGGGGGTTACAAGATAGGATTGAACAAGGAAACGAAACGATTGTCAAGGATGGTAAGTAGATGTTAGCTATGTGAATTGGTAGAATGATGGAAGAAGAAACTTGTATGCACACCCCGGTTTTTTTTAGTGTTAAGTTGATGGACTTAAATTAGCAATACTGACAGAGAGAATGGGCGGTAAATAAGTGGTTACGTACAGTTGTTATTGGTACTGTTAGCAAGCTCGATTGTGATAAGGAGCCTTTACGCAAAGATGAAAGCGAGAAGACACAAAACGATAGATGGTGTAGCTTACTTTAGTTTGCAGGAAAGGTTTAGACATTTAATGATACAAAGAGAGAGTATGTGTCTCCAGCGACATGGCAGCAAATG is a genomic window containing:
- the LOC106302698 gene encoding uncharacterized protein LOC106302698, producing MAMKRNGKSPVSSDTDEKFMFFKDVSLGPHETQLRFRLIHFWEARNPMKKTIIGLEMLLIDEQGTVIQGFIPPGRIKKYLPDMKDGSVYRLNNFYGSKNKPMYRVADHIATVSFTWNSELSVLHEIPTCFDEDRFRFHSYEDFEANCDIKGDLYDVVGHMKLVNGHTLIERPTPDEVKIDTTRHIMVHVQSHDGPVMKLYLWDQAAADFCKKFNSYDNTPTVLLVTAVNTKRLGVSLLGSNPKIAKQVSADVVTKRETLTIADIFSYMKQESAKDAFFECTATIDDVVHGSAWYYIGCSGCHAKATKGATSLVCTNTKCEKINTAGVPQYRAKISVYDNSDQAVFVLLGDDGRVLTGRHASELVSRYFEVI